CCGCCTTATAATTCAGGGCTTTGCGGGAAAACAATTGACGGGATAACGGCAAACTTATATTCCCATAATTTTAACGCGGGTAATAATAGGGGCAATAATATTATAGTCCAGCACGATAAACGGGAGATTTTATCCGGGGAATATCCCCCTTATAAACTCGTAAGTGAGAAAAAACACGGCAAATCGGTTTTATCGTTTTACCGCGTGTTATAAACCCACTTCCAGTTTTTAATCTCGGGCATATCGTCATCGTATTTTGAAATATATTCTTTGTGATTTATAATTTTATTAGTCATTTCCTCTTTAATATATGCGGCTTTATATTTAAGATACGGAACCCTGTCTGCGGCATCCATGACAAGATGGAATCTGTCTAAGTCGTTTCTAACCGTCATATCAAAAGGCGTGGTTGTTGTTCCTTCCTCTTTGTAGCCCCTTACATGAATATTTTTGTGGTTCGTTCTTCTGTAGCTAAGCCTGTGTATCAGCCACGGATACCCGTGGAAGGCAAAAACAACCGGTTTGTCTTCCGTAAACAGGGTATCGAATTCCTTATCGGATAAGCCGTTAGGGTGTTCTTCCTTCGGCGTTAGCGTCATTAAATCAACCACATTAATAACCCTTATTTTAAGTTCTGGAGCAAGATTGTTTAAAATAGACGCGGCCGCAAGGGTTTCCAATGTCGGGACATCCCCGGCGCATGCCATAACGATGTCAGGTTCATAACCCCTGTCATTGCTTGCGAAATCCATTATTCCCAGCCCCTTTTTGCAAATCTTAATAGCGGAGTCCATATCGTACCACTGAAGCTCTTCTTGCTTGCCGGCTATTATGACATTTATCCTGTTTTTACTTCTAAAACATTTGTCGGCAATTGCAAGGAGCGTATTTGTATCCGGCGGCAAATATATTCTTATATATTTAGGTTTTTTTGTTATTACATGGTCGATAAATCCCGGATCCTGATGTGAAAAACCGTTATGGTCCTGCCGCCATACATGAGATGTCAGAAGATAATTTAAAGAAGGTATCGGTCTTCTCCATTCTACTTCACCTGCTTCTTTCAGCCACTTTGCATGCTGATTAAACATAGAGTCTATTATATGAATAAAGGCTTCGTAGCATGAAAAAAAGCCGTGCCTTCCTGTTAATAAATATCCTTCCAGAAGGCCTTCGCAAGTATGTTCGCTAAGTATTTCGATAACCCTTCCTTTATGGGACAGATGGTCGTCATAATTAAAAATATCACCCCACCACTGCCTATCGGTTACATCAAAAACAGCGTTAAGCCTGTTTGAATTATGCTCGTCGGGACTGAAAATTCTAAAGTTATCGGGGTTTAATTTAACTACATCGCGCAGGTAATATCCAAGCGTGGTTGTGGCTTTTCCGTAAACCGTAGCGGGTTTTTCCACCTTTTCGGCATATTTTGTAAAATCGGGGAGAACTAAATCTTTTAACAATAAGCCGCCGTTAGCATGGATATTGGCGCTCATCCTCTTTTCTTTTTTAGGAGTAAATTCCTTTATTTTGTTTATTAAAGAACCTTTTTCATCGAATAATTTTTCGGGTTTATAAGATTTCATCCAGTTTTCCAATATTTTTATATGTTCAGGCTTTTCTTTAAAATCCGTGATAGGAACCTGATGAGCGCGCCAGTACCCCTCAAGCTTAAGCCCGTCGATCTCTTTCGGGCATGTCCAGCCTTTAGGGGTTTTTAAAATTATCATGGGATAGACGGGTCTTGTAAAATTTTTATCATTTTTTTTATTTACGGTATTTCTAATAGTATTAATTTCTTCAGAAATTTTATCAAGCGTCAACGCCATTTTATTATGGGCTATATTTACATCTTCCGCTTCGACAAGATAAGGCGTATATCCATAGCCTTTAAACAGATTTACCAACTCTTCTTCGCTTATGCGGGCTAATATTGTCGGATTATTAATTTTATAGCCGTTTAAATGTAAAATCGGAACGACGATACCGTCTATCAGGGGGTTTAAAAACTTGTTAATATGCCATGAGGCTGCCATCGGTCCGGTTTCGGCTTCGCCGTCTCCGACTACGCAAAAAACGGTTAAATCAGGGTTATCTAACGCCGCCCCATAGGCATGGCTTAAGGCATAACCAAGCTCGCCGCCTTCGTGGATAGAGCCCGGAGTTTTAGGGGAAACATGGCTTGGGACGCCGTCCGGCGTAGAAAATTGCCTGAAAAGCGCTTTAAGTCCGCCTCCGTTTTCGGAAATATTCGGATAATATTCACTGCAGGTTCCTTCGATGTAAGTATTTGCGATGATTGCAGGGCCGCCGTGCCCGGGACCGGTAATAAACAGCGAATTTAAATCATATTTTTTTATGATTCTATTTAAATGCGCATAAATAAAATTAAGTCCGGGCGAGGTACCCCAGTGTCCTAATAACCTGGGTTTTATATGTTCGAGTTTTAAGGGGGTTAGCAGTAATGGGTTGTCCATTAAATAAATCTGCCCTATCGTTAAATAGTTTGCCGCGTCGAAATACAGATTTAATGTTTGAAGTTCGCTTTCGGAAAGATAATTCTGGAATTTATCGGATTGTTTGATATTCATTCATACCCCCTTATATATAATAAAATTAATATTTAAGGTTGTTTTTATATCGCAGGCCGTTTCATAACCTATCTATTTTCTTTGAATAGCCCCTTAACATAATGGAGTTAAGCGACACGGTTATACTGGAAACCGCCATTGCCGCCCCCGCTGCTGCCGGCGGCAGCAGCCAGCCGGTGAAGTGGTAAAAAACCCCCGCCGCGAACGGAATACCTAGCCCGTTAAAGAAAAATGCCCAAAAAAGGTTTTGTTTCACTTTGTTTAAAGTTTTTCTGCCGAGCGCCACGCTTTTATAAGCATCTTTAATATCGCTTTTTACTAATATAATGTCGCCGGTTTCCCTTGCGACATCGGTTCCGCTGCCTATTGCTATTCCTACATCGGCATAAGCCAGCGCCGGCGCATCGTTTATGCCGTCGCCGACCATTGCGACTTTTAAGCCTAAATTTTTTAGTTTTTTTACTTCATTAAGTTTGTCCTGCGGTAAAACATTTGCGATGACATTTTTTTCGTCTATCCCCACTTGAACGGCAACGTTTGCAGCTGAATTTAGATTATCCCCCGTTAAAAGATATACCGCTATACCCATGGATTTTAATTTAGTTATCGCTTCTTTTGCCCCTTTCTTAACTTTGTCTGCTAAAGTAATAATGCCGGCCATATCTGAGCCGGCAGAAATTCCGATAACGGTTTTGCTTTCCTTTGCATATTTTTCCTCAAGTTCGCTAAATTTAGACAAATCGATATTTTCGGTCTCGAACAGCCCTTTCTTCCCGATAAAAATCTTTTTACCGCCGTAATTCAATGTTATGCCAAGGCCGCCTATTTCTTTATAATCGGCAGGCTGAATCTCGGCTCTGTCTATACCGACGGCAGTTTTTTCGTTAGATTCGTTATATTTCTTAACTATTGCCGCTGCAATAGGGTGGGAGGAGAAACCCTCTCCGTAAGCAGCGATTTTTAAAATTTCGTTTGCGGGTAAACTGCCTAAGGGTATTATATCCGTTACCTCAGGTTTGCCGTAAGTAATTGTACCAGTTTTATCAAAAACAACGGCGTTTATTCTTGCGATTTCTTCGAGGCCGGATGATTTTTTTATTAATATCCCCTTTTCGAGGCCGATTGAACTTCCAACCATAAGAGCCATAGGCGTAGCAAGCCCCATTGCGCAGGGGCAGGCTATAACCAGTACTGCGATAGCGGCGGATAGAGCAAATAAAAAATTAGAATGAAAAATATATCTCCATGAGAAGAATACTGCTAAAGATATTGCAACGACGATTGGAACAAAATAGTTAGTTACTTCATCGGCTATTCGCTGAATGGGGGCTTTATCCGCCTGGGCATCTTCGACTAAGCGGACAATCTGGGAGAGTATGGTATCCTTGCCAACCCTCAAAGCCTTTATTTTTATAACCTGCCCTATGTTTATCGTTGCGCCGCTTACCTCGCCGTTAACCTTTTTTTCAACGGGGATAGGCTCGCCCGTCAGCATAGACTCGTCTATCTGGGTTTGCCCCTCCATGATTACACCGTCAACGGGAATTTTATCGCCCTTTTTTACTAAAAGAACATCCCCCGCTTTCACGCTCGAAGTGTCCACCACCTTCACTGCCCCGTTGTTTTCGATAAGGTTCGCTTTGTTAGCCTGAAGTTTAAACAAGGCTTTTAATGATGATGCCGCTCTCTGTTTTGAAATCTTTTCCAGCAGTTTTCCCGTTCTGATAAAGAGTATAAGCAAAACGGATGTATCGAAATAAAGTTCGCCTTTAAATAAAAATACCCCCGCGACGGAATAAAAATAAGCGGCGGATATTCCCAATGCGACGAGAACATCCATATTGGCGGAAAAGCTTTTTAAAGAATAATAGGCGCCTTTATAAAATGTAAGTCCGGCGGTAAATTGAACTATCGTGGCTAATATAAATAAAATAAATATCTTAAATTCATTCGGGGTTTCCGCCATTTTTGCCATGCCGAACATATTTTTATAGGTCAGTATAACGACGGGAATCGTAAGAATAAATGTGAATATAAGCCAATAAATATCTTTTTTCCAATCGGGTATTTTACGAAACCATTTGTCCATAAACGGGATATGTGCGTTTATGCTTAAGGATTTTTCCGCCTCTTCGCCGGTTTCAGTTTCGTCCACAGGCGTGTATCCGCTTTCCGTTACGGCTTTAAATATAGCCTCTTTAGATGTTAGGGACGGGTCGAACGATACAAATCCGCTTTCCCCGGCAAAATTAACGGTTACTTTATTTATTCCATCGATCTTCCCGACCCCTTTTTCGATAGTTCTGGCACAGTTGGTACAGTGCATTCCTTCTATCTTAAATCTGAGGTTTTCTGCTTCCGGTTTTTCCTGTTTATTTTTACTCTCTGCCGGTTGAATTGTCCAACCTTGCGGTATGGCTTGCCGTGCTTCGTCTATAAGCTCGGCGCCGAACCCTGCAAATTTAACCATTTTAATTATTTCATCGGGCGAAAGATTATTTGCACCCGAATCGACATAGAGGGTTTCGTTTACGAAATTAAGCCGCGCGTTTTTGACGCCGTCTATTCTTTTTACGGTGTCCACTATGGTTTCCGCGCATGAAGCGCAGTCCATTTTGCTTATTTTAAATTTATATTGTTTTTGTTGCGCGGGGGCGGCATTTCCTTTATCAGTCAAGGTGGGAGAACGGTCTTTTGTTTCATGTCCAGGGTCGCCTTCTTCTTCGGTTTCATAACCCGCTTCTTTTATGGCTTTTTTAATATCCGAAGCCGAGGTAGTTCCTTCGTCGAATGTCACATCAGCGCATTTATCTTTAAGGCTTACATTGACGGATTTTACTCCTTTAAGGGAAGATACGGCTTTTGTAACAGTTTTTACGCAATGTTCGCATGTCATTCCGTGGACGGCTATTTTTTCATTTTTCATAATATGCACCTCTTTTTTATTATTAACCGGCTTTATTAATAACCCGCGGTTAACCAAATGATTAACTAAAATATATACCGTGCTTTTTTACTTTTAGACCAAATTATATATTTATCAATATATCATATCATCGAAAGGAGCTTTTTTCAAACGGGGTAAGCGGATTTATTCTATTGAAAAAATAATCGTTAAGTTTTATAATATATCACTTATATACAAAATAAAAGCGTTTAACGAGGCTGATGAATGGCAAATATATCTAAATATAAAACCGCCGTTTACCCTGGTTCATTCGACCCTGTTACTTACGGTCATTTAGATGTTTTAAAAAGAAGTCTCAGCGTATTTGACAAGGTGGTTGTAGCGGTTGCCTGCAATAAAAAGAAGCCTTATCTTTTTAAGCAGTCTATGAGGATTGACCTTATAGACAGGATTTTAAAAGAAGACGAAGAAATCGACAACGGCAGGGTTGAAGTAATAGCTTTAAAGGGGCTCCTTGTTAAGTATGTGGAAAGTATTAACGCAAAGGTAATTATAAGGGGCCTTAGGGCAGTTTCCGATTTTGAATACGAACTTCAGCTTGCGATAACTAACAGGACGCTTAATTCCGACATAGAGACGATATTTATGATGACCGCCGAAAAGTACTCATTTTTAAGTTCCACGATAGTCAAGGAGATTTCCCGTCTCGGAGGAGATGTTTCCAGCATGGTTCCGAAGGTAATAGCCTCCGAGCTTGCGAAAATTTATTCCAAAGGAGAAAATGATGAAACTCTCATGTAGAGCGTCTTCAATAAAACCGTCGGCCACTCTTGCCATAACCGCAAAGGCTAAGAAACTTAAAGCCGAAGGGAAAAATATTATCGGTTTTGGGGCGGGCGAGCCGGATTTCGACACGCCGGGCTATATCAAAGACGCCGTAAAAGATGCCCTTGACAAAGGTTATACCAAATATACCCCCGTGTCGGGAATCGAGGAGCTTAAATCGGCGATTGCGGATAAGTTTTTATCCGATTATAATGTCGGATACGAACAGAGCGAGATAATCGTTTCTTGCGGAGGAAAGCACAGCCTTTACAATCTCTTTTCGGCTCTCTTAAACGAAGGCGACGAGATTATTATTCCATCGCCCTATTGGGTGTCTTATACCGAAATCATAAAGCTTTCCGGCGGCGTTCCGGTTATAGTCGATACATCCCGAAACGGGTTTAAATTTAACCTGAGAATGCTCGAAAGCAATTTGACGAAAAAGACAAAGGGATTAATCATAAACAGTCCTTCTAATCCTACAGGGGTTTTAATGGACGAGAAAGATATTATCGAAATTGCAAACTTTGTCAAAAAGAAAGGTTTATACATAATAACCGACGATATTTACGAAAAAATAATCTTTGACGATAAAAAATTTTTTAATGCGCTGATGGCCGGCAAATCGATGAAAGAAAATACCGTTGCCGTCAATGCAGTTTCCAAGACATACTCTATGACAGGATTCAGAATAGGCTATACGGCCGGCCCCAAAGATTTAATATCGGCAATGAATAATATCCAGTCCCAAAGCACATCCAACCCCACGACATTTGCCCAATACGGGGCTTTGGCGGCATTAAAGGGCGGCTATGATTTTACCGTTATGATGCGGAACGAATTTCAAAAAAGAAGGGATTATATGATGGATTTTTTTGACAAAAACATAAAAAGCATCACTCCCGTTAAGCCGGATGGGGCATTTTATATATTTGCCGATATTTCAAAGGTCTTTGGCGAAAGCGAGAATAAAATAAATTCCTCGACCGAATTTTGCGATTATCTTTTAGATAAATATCTTGTCGCAGCCGTTCCCGGCGTTGAGTTTGGCAATGACAATTTTATAAGGCTGTCTTTTGCGACAAGCCTCGATGTCATAAAAGAAGGTTTAAATAGAATAAAAGAAGCGGTATCCTTTTGAGGCAAATAATTTTATGAAAAGGGCTCATAAATACATCCTTAACTTTCTTAATAATAACAGGGGCGATTTTAACTTATTTAAGTTTATCCTTAAGCTCCCCTTATTTTTAATATCGTATGCGGTTATTCTTTCTACAAAAATAAAAAGAACATTGTATAACCGTTCTTTTATTTTTAAATCTAAAGAACCTGGCATGTTTACGGTTAGCATAGGGAATATAAATTTGGGCGGAGCAGGGAAAACCCCGTTTTCCTATACTATTGCCGAATACTTGTACGGACGGGGTTTAAAGCCCTGCATTATAAGCAGGGGCTACAAAGGCCGTTTAAAAAAAAAATCTATATTGCCGGTTGGGAGTACGAGCTTGAGGATGTCCGGCAAAAGCTTCCCGACGAAGTAATTCTTTTAGTTGAAAGGTTTAAATCAAAAAATATTCGGATACCCGTTATAGTTTCCAGAAACCGATTATCGGCCGCAAAAGTTTGTTCGGGGGAAGATAGCATATATTATAATCTTGCCGAAGATCTTAATGTATTTTCAAACTTAGATTCGACAAAACCCCCGGGCGAAAAGGTAGATTTAAGCGCAAACCCGTCCGATGATGCCGTGCATAATTTTTCCGATCATTGCTTATATAAAGATGTTTGCGATAAATATGAAGAATATAAAAAGATTGCCGTCTTAGATGACGGATTTACCGCTTTAAATATCAAAAAGGATTTAAATATAGTTCTGATAGACAGGACTAAGAACATTTTCGATCAAAATGTTATTCCCGCAGGGGTTTTAAGGGAGGACTTAACTGTTCTTAAATATGCCGATATTATAATTATAACCAAAAATACTGAACAAGCCTGCGATATTACAAAAATAACCGATAAAAATTTAGAGAAAGACATTAAAAGATTTAATAAATCCTGCCCAGTATTCTATTCTCATTATAAGCCCGTTAATCTTTTAGGAGGGGACGCTGGGCAAAAATCGTTAAATTTTGATAGCCTCCATGACAAACGGATGAGGATATTGACCGTCTGTGCAATCGGAAACCCGGATTACTTTTACGATAATTTGAGTAGCCGCGGGATTAAAATAGACGGCAAGTTCGAGTTTGAAGACCACCATATATATACGGCGCAGGATTTAACCTTATTAAAGAATGACCTGAATCTTAATAATCCCTGTATTATTATAACTACTTTAAAAGATTATGTTAAATTAAAAAAGTTTGGCGAACGGAAAGAATATAAGGATATTATAGAAAAGGTTTATTATTTGGATTTTGAGCTGGTTATAGATAAATTATTTTTTGAGTTTATTTATGATAATTATAAAAAATATATAGAAAGGATCAATCCAGAATTACTTCCATATATAATTAAAAATTAAACAAAAGATGAAGAAAAATAGGATACTGTTATATGCTGAATTTATCGCAGTTTATGGGTTTTATCTTTTTATAAACATTATCCCTCTTGGTTTAGCGTTAAAATTGGGCAGGATTTTAGGGATAATATTTTATAAAATCGACAAAAGACATGCAAAAAATACGATTAATAATTTAACCATCGCTTTTCCGAATAAAAAAAAAGAGGAGCTAAACGATATTTGCATTAATTTTTACAAAAATATCGGCATGATTTTCGTTGAGATTTTTAGATTAAACAGGTATAATAAAAAGAATATAGACAGCTTTGTCGACTCGGATTTCGACGCGTTTAAGGGCATTTACAAAAAGCAGGGAATACTTCTCTTGACCGCTCATTTCGGCAATTGGGAGCTTTTGGCAAAAACTTTCAGCCTGAAAGGTTATTCGGGCAATGTTTTAGCAAGGCCGTTAGACAACCCTTATATAGAAAAAATTCTTTATGGATTAAGGACAAATTCCGGGAATAAGGTAATATATAACAGGGAAAATGCTATTAAAAGCATAATGTCGGCATTAAATAAAAATGAAATGGTTGGATTTTTGCCGGACGAGAATGCTTCGAAACGGATAGGCGTATTTGTAGATTTTTTTGGCGTTAAAGCCTGCACTATGCCGGGTATGGCGAATATTGCCGCAAAGACAAAAGCGCCGGTCATTCCGGCTTTTATTGTCAGGATTAAAGACGGCAATTTTAAAAAACATAAACTGATAATCGGAGAACCCCTTGAGATAACCTATACCGGAGACAGAAAGACCGATATGATAAACATCTTGAAAATGTTCAATGAAACAATAGAAAACATAATAGAAAATTATCCGGAGCAGTGGTTTTGGATTCACAACAGGTGGAAAACAAGACCGGATCCAGAGAAATAAATATATGGAAAAATGCGTATTTTTAGACAGGGACGGCGTTCTGATTAAAGATGTAGGCTATTTAAAAAATCCGGACGATATAATTTTAATGCCGCAAACGATCGAGGCATTAAAGAATTTAAAGAAAATCGGGTTTTTGCTCATAATAGTTACAAATCAGGCGGGTGTCGCAAAAGGTTTTTTCACCGTAGATGATTTGGAAAGAGTTAATAAAAGATTGATAAAGGTTTATGAAACTAACGATATTGCGATAGACGATTTATATTTTTGCCCCCACCACGAAAATGGAATTGTAGAGCCTTATAATATCAAATGCTCTTGCAGAAAGCCCGATTTAGGAATGGTGGTTAAGGGCGTAGAAAAGTTCGGCATCGATATTAATAAATCATTTATGATTGGAGATAAGGACAGCGATATTCTTCTCGCAAAAAATTCCGGTTTAAGGTCGTTTTATATAAAAAATTCGATGTACGAACATGATGAAAATATAACCCCGGATTTTTATGTTTCAGATTTGAAAGAAGCTTCGGATATTATAATAGAATTACAGGGCGGCTGAGAAAGAGTTATCGCATCTTTATTTTTTTGTTTGATTTTAAATAAAAAGTTTGTTAAAATTTAATGCTTAAATTTAAATATACCAATAAAAAGAGGACAGACTTAAGTTTGTCCTCATAAACAAGGAGTAAACTATGGCAAATCATAAATCGGCTGAGAAAAGGGCAAGGCAAACGAAAAAAAGAACTTTGCGCAACACAGGCAGTATTTCGAAAATGAAAACGAATATTAAAAAATTTAAAGCGGCTGTTTCTCAAAACGATAAAGAAAAGGCTCTGGAACTTTTTAAATTAAATGCGTCTTATATTATGCATTTGGCATCCAAAAGTATAATTCATAAAAATAATGCCTCAAGGAAAATCTCGGCGCTGGCGAGGCTTCATAACTCAATCAAACAGGATTAGCGTTATCTTAAGTTTCTGGAAATATCTAAAAACCCAAGTTTAAAGATAAATTCTTCGAATATCAGGTTTTGAGGGTGGGATGTTGTTTTAAGCCTGAAATCCGTTTCTCCCAGCAGTTCCATAATTCTTTTAAGTTCATGAACAGAAAATAAAGATAGATTTTTTAGAAATTTCTTTTTGAGAAAAGGCAGAACCCCGTTTATCCGTAAAATGGTTTCGAAATCCATACCCGAGGATTCCTGCACCTTTGCTTTATGGAGCTTTCTCGCTTCGTTATACAATACCGATATAATTTTTACAGGCTCTTCCCCGTCATTATAAATAACGCCGAATATTGAAAATGCCCCCCTTATATCCCTGTCTAATATTTTATCGATAAAATCAAAAATAGTGAATGTTTTTGAAAAAGCAAGAAGCGGCTTTAATTCGTTAACGGAAAGTTCTTTTGATTTGTTTTCGGGTTTAATTCCCGATACTATTTTGTTAAGTTCGTTATCGATATTTACCGTGTTATTACCCGTATATCTAATGAGGTAATATACTGCTTCATCGGAAATTTTTATACCTTTTTCTTTAGATAAATTTCTAATATAAGAGAAAAGTTCATTTTCATATAGAAGCCTGATTTTATGAAGTTTAAAATAATTTTTGGTTTTTAATTCCTTGAAAAATTTAATATTTTCGTTAATTTTCGGGCTGTTATCATAAAAAATGATTACTGTTGACGGAGATGGAGAGTTTAAGTAATCAAGCAGTTCCGTATCATTAAGAAACGAGCCGTCAAAATCTTCTACCTGTATAACCCTTTTTTCCGAAAGCACAGGATAACTGTTGGCTATGGTTAAAAAATCGACGGGCAAGGGGGATATAAGCCTGTCAAAATTAAAATCCGTCTGTTCTTTTTTTAATATTCCGGATTTTATTTTTTCTATTTCCTTAGCAATTCTAAAATCATCTTCCCCGTAAAAAAAATAGACGAGAGTATCTTTTTCCATATTTAAATTTTATAATAAAAAATATCTTTTTTAAAGATATTAATCTTAAGTTTTAATTCCGCAATAGAAACTGTTTAGATATTGCAATACTCAATATTAAGTAATACTGGATTCCCGCTTTCGCGGGAATGACACCTAAAAGGTGAAACTTCCAACCCTTATTAAGTCATTTTAAGTCATTCCCGCGAAAGCGGGAATCCAGAAAATAAATTTCTATCGGGGGTTAAGGTTAAATTTTGCGGTTGACTTTTATATCATATTTTATTAATATAATTTCATCATGATAGAATTTTTGACGATTATATTAATAGTTTCCGCCGTTTTCTTGGTTATCGTTATTCTTATGCAGCAGGGCAAAGGACAAGAAATGGGCGCCGTGTTCGGGGGGAGTTCCCAAACCATATTTGGAGCTTCCGGCGCGGGCAATTTTTTAACTAAAGCTACCGCTATTTTAGCCTTAATTTTTATGGCTTCGGCATTTCTAATATCTTATATTTCGGCCAGGCAGATAAGCCCTATCGCAATTAAAAGTTACATTAAAAAGACGGAAAAACCGCCTTTAGTTAAAAAGGCTGCCAAGCCTGCTCCAAAAGACCAAGCCTTAACTAAGCCATTTAAGCCGTTAAAAACGGTTAATAATAAATAATTTACTTTAATAGGTAAGTTTTAATAAAAATGCCGAAGTGGTGGAATTGGTAGACACGCCATCTTGAGGGGGTGGTGGATAATATCCGTGCCGGTTCGATTCCGGCCTTCGGCACCATTCATTATTTTAACCTTTCTGCAAAATAATTATTCTTTAGCTAATATTCTTTGACATAAGCAGGGTAAATTCCCTTAAGAATGCGTTATTATAAAGATGGCTGTTTAAGTTCATCTGGTTTAACGCGTCCGGCATGTTTAATTTTATTCTATACGGCCTATTCCTTGTAAGAGAATCGAATTTGTTGGCGATTATTAAAATCTTTCCGTAAGTGGAAATATCTTCTTCTGTCTTGCCGAACGGGTAACCCGAGCCGTTTGAAGCTTCGTGATGGTCTAAAATACCGTTAATAATGTCATTATTCTCCATATCGTTTTGCAGCGCAATATCTTTTGAATATATAGGGTGTTTTTGGATTTCGTTAAGTTCGATTTCCCCCAAACCCCTTTTTGACAGAAGCGCTTTGGGAATTTTTAATTTTCCGATATCGTGTATAAGCCCCGCTAAACCGATTTCAAAAAGCGAAATTTTATTGGCAAAGCCAAGCCTGTTTGCCAAAGACATGGCATAAATACTAACATTAATCCCGTGGCTTACTTCATTATAATCGTAATCCGAAAGATTTAAAAGATTAGTAAAAGCAAATTCGCTGATTAAAAGATAATCGATTGTGGCTTCGATGGTTTTTTTGACATTTTCCTTATTATCCTTAAGATTTCCCGTTGTTATAAGATATTCCGCGTAAACTTTAGAATAAATATAAATTTTTACGGCCTTTTCTTCGAGAGCTAAATCTTTTGAGTTTACGATACTTTCCATATGTCCCATTATATCGCCGTCATATTTTTCTTTATCCTCTCCTTTAATGTAAAGATGGTCTACGCCGTTGTTTTTTAATCTTAAAGCATCGCTTTGAGAAAATATGAGGGCTTTTGCCCTGTATAAAATATAGTTTTCTCCCGATTTTATATAAAGGGGGTAGTCGGAATTTTTGCCAAAAATCAGGCTT
This is a stretch of genomic DNA from Candidatus Acidulodesulfobacterium ferriphilum. It encodes these proteins:
- a CDS encoding HAD family hydrolase; the encoded protein is MEKCVFLDRDGVLIKDVGYLKNPDDIILMPQTIEALKNLKKIGFLLIIVTNQAGVAKGFFTVDDLERVNKRLIKVYETNDIAIDDLYFCPHHENGIVEPYNIKCSCRKPDLGMVVKGVEKFGIDINKSFMIGDKDSDILLAKNSGLRSFYIKNSMYEHDENITPDFYVSDLKEASDIIIELQGG
- a CDS encoding 30S ribosomal protein S20, with the translated sequence MANHKSAEKRARQTKKRTLRNTGSISKMKTNIKKFKAAVSQNDKEKALELFKLNASYIMHLASKSIIHKNNASRKISALARLHNSIKQD
- the holA gene encoding DNA polymerase III subunit delta — encoded protein: MEKDTLVYFFYGEDDFRIAKEIEKIKSGILKKEQTDFNFDRLISPLPVDFLTIANSYPVLSEKRVIQVEDFDGSFLNDTELLDYLNSPSPSTVIIFYDNSPKINENIKFFKELKTKNYFKLHKIRLLYENELFSYIRNLSKEKGIKISDEAVYYLIRYTGNNTVNIDNELNKIVSGIKPENKSKELSVNELKPLLAFSKTFTIFDFIDKILDRDIRGAFSIFGVIYNDGEEPVKIISVLYNEARKLHKAKVQESSGMDFETILRINGVLPFLKKKFLKNLSLFSVHELKRIMELLGETDFRLKTTSHPQNLIFEEFIFKLGFLDISRNLR
- the secG gene encoding preprotein translocase subunit SecG, yielding MIEFLTIILIVSAVFLVIVILMQQGKGQEMGAVFGGSSQTIFGASGAGNFLTKATAILALIFMASAFLISYISARQISPIAIKSYIKKTEKPPLVKKAAKPAPKDQALTKPFKPLKTVNNK
- a CDS encoding HD domain-containing protein produces the protein MRDLRKGELPCMEKKENYLPILIESLIFGKNSDYPLYIKSGENYILYRAKALIFSQSDALRLKNNGVDHLYIKGEDKEKYDGDIMGHMESIVNSKDLALEEKAVKIYIYSKVYAEYLITTGNLKDNKENVKKTIEATIDYLLISEFAFTNLLNLSDYDYNEVSHGINVSIYAMSLANRLGFANKISLFEIGLAGLIHDIGKLKIPKALLSKRGLGEIELNEIQKHPIYSKDIALQNDMENNDIINGILDHHEASNGSGYPFGKTEEDISTYGKILIIANKFDSLTRNRPYRIKLNMPDALNQMNLNSHLYNNAFLREFTLLMSKNIS